In Ilumatobacter fluminis, the following proteins share a genomic window:
- a CDS encoding TetR/AcrR family transcriptional regulator, whose amino-acid sequence MATPSARETPDTSTTSTDDRAPLSRQRILEQAIALADEGGVSAVSMRKVAAALGFEVMSLYNHVANKNDLLEGMVDEIYAELPTIPDELGWKQGVIALAVETHHLLVRHPWVAPLIPVQFPGPNRFGHAERLLELLTAGGFDDHLRDLGYHAIIIHVAGFTQQQLGYSTPDNNLADGMARFRRDVSADTFPLMVEHVRYHEQHHDHSEDRPDEFRFVLDLIVDGLERRRDT is encoded by the coding sequence ATGGCAACCCCGTCGGCCCGAGAAACGCCGGATACCTCCACGACCAGCACCGACGACCGTGCTCCGCTCTCTCGGCAACGCATCCTCGAGCAGGCGATCGCCCTCGCCGACGAAGGCGGCGTGTCGGCCGTGAGCATGCGCAAGGTCGCCGCCGCGCTCGGCTTCGAGGTCATGTCGCTCTACAACCATGTCGCCAACAAGAACGACCTCCTCGAGGGCATGGTCGACGAGATCTACGCCGAGCTGCCCACCATCCCCGACGAACTCGGGTGGAAACAGGGCGTGATCGCGTTGGCGGTCGAGACCCACCACCTGCTCGTGCGCCACCCGTGGGTCGCGCCGCTCATCCCCGTCCAGTTCCCCGGCCCGAACCGCTTCGGCCACGCCGAGCGACTGCTCGAACTGCTCACCGCAGGCGGGTTCGACGATCACCTGCGCGACCTCGGCTACCACGCCATCATCATCCACGTCGCCGGCTTCACCCAGCAGCAGCTCGGCTACTCGACGCCCGACAACAACCTGGCCGATGGCATGGCCCGCTTCCGCCGCGACGTCAGCGCCGACACGTTCCCGCTCATGGTCGAACACGTGCGCTACCACGAGCAGCACCACGACCACTCCGAGGATCGGCCCGACGAGTTCCGGTTCGTCCTCGACCTCATCGTCGACGGCCTCGAACGCCGCCGAGACACGTGA
- a CDS encoding glycosyltransferase family 2 protein: protein MTRPPSTSQRTRSDDHLDPPAPSIGTTTPNAPLGRLVGVFVLVVVAGAAALLWYGAARWMPEMAIGLHETAAIGTWNILYDAHMPSITVIVAALGIAVLAAVGVAVAERVVNNRARRSVGDPTKPLSPRTVLAETRGEFHGEVTVTVLIPAHNEQASIGATLDSLLDQTRPPERIVVVADNCTDDTVAVATRHGAEVFETVGNTEKKAGALNQALAFQLDELGENDCVLVVDADTILDPAFIEVAANRMTADRGIMAVGGLFYGEERRGLLAQLQRNEYLRYSRELERRRGRVFVLTGTASMFRPRGLRTVAAMRGALLPGPHGKVYDTTALTEDNELTLALKTLGGLMWSPSECRVVTELMPKWRHLWNQRLRWQRGALENLGAYGFRSSLVRYWAQQLGIGYSVIALSAFWLLIALTVLSSPDWVWYPFWLVIGATFVVDRVIGVWDGGWRARGLAALIFPELLYDLFLDVVYMKGVLDITIGRRAAWAHVHHPVDDPAPDEPAVEPPTVDAPEDRPLEPTTVA from the coding sequence GTGACGCGTCCCCCCTCGACGTCGCAGCGAACCCGCTCCGACGATCACCTCGATCCACCAGCACCATCGATCGGTACGACCACCCCGAACGCCCCGCTCGGACGCCTCGTGGGCGTGTTCGTGCTCGTCGTGGTCGCCGGCGCCGCAGCGCTGCTGTGGTACGGCGCCGCCCGGTGGATGCCCGAGATGGCGATCGGCCTCCACGAGACCGCAGCGATCGGCACGTGGAACATCCTCTACGACGCGCACATGCCGTCGATCACCGTCATCGTGGCGGCGCTCGGCATCGCCGTGCTGGCCGCCGTCGGTGTCGCCGTCGCCGAGCGAGTCGTCAACAATCGAGCTCGTCGGTCCGTCGGCGACCCGACCAAGCCACTGTCACCGCGCACCGTCCTCGCCGAAACCCGCGGTGAGTTCCACGGCGAGGTCACCGTGACGGTGCTGATCCCGGCGCACAACGAGCAGGCGTCGATCGGCGCGACGCTCGATTCGCTGCTCGACCAGACCCGACCCCCGGAACGCATCGTCGTCGTCGCCGACAACTGCACCGATGACACGGTGGCGGTCGCCACCCGACACGGCGCCGAGGTCTTCGAGACCGTCGGCAACACCGAGAAAAAGGCCGGAGCGCTCAACCAGGCCCTCGCGTTCCAGCTCGACGAACTGGGTGAGAACGACTGCGTCTTGGTCGTCGACGCCGACACGATCCTCGATCCTGCCTTCATCGAAGTGGCGGCGAACCGCATGACCGCCGACCGAGGCATCATGGCGGTGGGCGGCCTCTTCTACGGCGAAGAACGTCGCGGTCTGCTCGCCCAGCTCCAGCGCAACGAGTACCTGCGCTACAGCCGGGAGCTCGAACGTCGCCGCGGGCGCGTGTTCGTCCTGACCGGGACGGCGTCGATGTTCCGGCCGCGCGGTCTGCGCACCGTGGCCGCCATGCGCGGCGCGCTGCTGCCCGGCCCGCACGGCAAGGTGTACGACACCACCGCACTGACCGAGGACAACGAGCTGACGCTCGCGCTCAAGACGCTCGGGGGCCTCATGTGGAGCCCGAGCGAGTGCCGCGTCGTCACCGAGCTCATGCCGAAGTGGCGCCACCTCTGGAACCAGCGCCTGCGTTGGCAGCGCGGCGCCCTCGAGAACCTCGGCGCCTACGGCTTCCGGTCGTCGCTCGTCCGGTACTGGGCCCAGCAACTCGGCATCGGCTACAGCGTCATCGCCCTCTCGGCGTTCTGGCTCCTGATCGCACTCACCGTCCTGTCGTCACCCGACTGGGTCTGGTATCCGTTCTGGCTCGTCATCGGGGCGACCTTCGTCGTCGACCGGGTCATCGGCGTCTGGGACGGTGGCTGGCGTGCTCGCGGACTCGCCGCGCTCATCTTCCCCGAGCTGCTCTACGACCTGTTCCTCGACGTCGTCTACATGAAGGGCGTCCTCGACATCACCATCGGTCGTCGTGCCGCCTGGGCGCACGTCCACCATCCGGTCGACGACCCCGCCCCGGACGAGCCTGCTGTCGAACCTCCCACGGTCGACGCCCCCGAAGACCGCCCCCTCGAACCGACGACGGTGGCGTGA
- a CDS encoding DUF5060 domain-containing protein — MGNNWGNRRKRSRVALVLLLAGCSGAGDTSETDTTETDTSETVAMSISTTTPSTDPPTTSAPESPTIPDDLPVVESVTASADTVATYERLDLLVDVSAEFDNHFDQREIALDLTLTSPTGTERTVPGFWHADDGWTFRITADEPGEWTYDVVATDARGASRPTSGTFSATASDHPGFIRVGSDVDPDYSTRYFAHDDGTPWFGYGHADLEMAFGGFSGETFSKMADMAEIGENFEMWWPQWSSNLVQNSYDTYNAGSAATVDLVVAEAERNGISLAFTIWIHQLLRTEDHPWGTGEWGRNGFNQLVDRPEDFFVDDEAWAWQENYYRYVIARWSHSPAIAMWQTITEVNGTNSYEQTDAWHERLNAYFQDHDPYRHPTTATGSGGYWWPAAFEVMDVPQMHVYEQFHANPIEAAEIMADWTIDMWEFQDKPNWIGEYGDRRPGTYPEFSHNATWATFAAGGATTPIEWNDGYDYGRFDDDQAADMARFVAFAEQIPMVRLDPEQLTVTPSDAAARAWGVGSEGGGVVWIQDTTGAARSETDVEDLDAMRARPALSGVSISIDGLPDGDYSATPYDTWIGERLAPIPFTCEGDVCRLSLPDFRFDLALELAPA, encoded by the coding sequence GTGGGGAACAATTGGGGGAACCGTCGGAAGCGCTCTCGGGTCGCGCTCGTGCTGCTCCTCGCCGGATGCAGCGGCGCCGGTGACACGAGCGAGACCGACACGACCGAGACGGACACGAGCGAGACCGTGGCGATGTCGATCTCTACGACGACTCCATCGACCGACCCGCCGACGACCTCCGCACCGGAGTCACCGACGATCCCCGACGATCTGCCCGTCGTCGAATCGGTGACGGCGTCCGCCGACACGGTCGCGACCTACGAGCGCCTCGACCTGCTCGTCGACGTCAGCGCCGAGTTCGACAACCACTTCGACCAGCGCGAGATCGCACTCGATCTCACCCTCACCTCCCCCACCGGGACCGAACGGACCGTGCCCGGCTTCTGGCACGCGGACGACGGCTGGACGTTCCGAATCACCGCCGACGAGCCCGGCGAGTGGACCTACGACGTCGTCGCGACCGACGCGCGTGGCGCGAGCCGTCCGACGAGCGGAACGTTCTCGGCCACGGCATCGGACCATCCGGGGTTCATCCGCGTCGGCAGCGACGTCGACCCCGACTACAGCACCCGCTACTTCGCCCACGACGACGGCACTCCGTGGTTCGGCTACGGCCACGCCGATCTCGAGATGGCGTTCGGTGGCTTCAGTGGCGAGACGTTCTCGAAGATGGCCGACATGGCCGAGATCGGCGAGAACTTCGAGATGTGGTGGCCGCAGTGGTCGTCGAACCTGGTGCAGAACTCGTACGACACGTACAACGCCGGCTCGGCAGCCACCGTCGACCTGGTCGTCGCCGAGGCCGAGCGCAACGGCATCTCCCTGGCGTTCACCATCTGGATCCATCAACTCCTCCGCACCGAGGACCACCCGTGGGGAACCGGCGAGTGGGGCCGCAACGGCTTCAACCAACTCGTCGACCGACCCGAGGACTTCTTTGTCGACGACGAGGCCTGGGCCTGGCAGGAGAACTACTACCGCTACGTCATCGCCCGATGGAGTCACTCACCCGCGATCGCCATGTGGCAGACGATCACCGAGGTGAACGGCACCAACTCCTACGAGCAGACCGACGCGTGGCACGAACGACTCAACGCCTACTTCCAGGACCACGACCCGTACCGCCACCCGACGACGGCGACCGGCTCGGGCGGCTACTGGTGGCCGGCAGCGTTCGAGGTGATGGACGTCCCGCAGATGCACGTGTACGAGCAGTTCCACGCCAACCCGATCGAGGCGGCCGAGATCATGGCCGACTGGACGATCGACATGTGGGAGTTCCAGGACAAGCCGAACTGGATCGGCGAGTACGGCGACCGCCGCCCCGGCACGTACCCCGAGTTCTCGCACAACGCGACCTGGGCGACCTTCGCCGCCGGCGGGGCGACGACCCCCATCGAGTGGAACGACGGCTACGACTACGGCCGGTTCGACGACGACCAGGCCGCCGACATGGCCCGGTTCGTCGCCTTCGCCGAGCAGATCCCGATGGTGCGGCTCGACCCCGAACAGCTCACCGTCACCCCGTCGGACGCCGCCGCACGGGCGTGGGGCGTCGGTTCCGAAGGCGGCGGCGTCGTCTGGATCCAGGACACGACCGGCGCCGCCCGATCGGAGACCGACGTCGAGGACCTCGACGCCATGCGGGCCCGCCCCGCACTGTCGGGCGTGTCGATCTCGATCGACGGCCTCCCCGACGGCGACTACAGCGCGACGCCGTACGACACGTGGATCGGCGAGCGCCTCGCCCCGATCCCGTTCACGTGCGAGGGCGACGTCTGCCGCCTCTCGCTCCCCGACTTCCGCTTCGACCTGGCACTCGAACTCGCGCCGGCCTGA
- a CDS encoding NAD(P)-dependent alcohol dehydrogenase translates to MTGVTMKAIAHDRYGSPDELVFRDVTDPTPGPGQVVLDVHAASVNPLDVHMMTGTPMLVRLTAGLRRPKQTVRGADVAGVVAAVADDVTDLAVGDRVVGMARGSFAEQAIASAGALTTIPDEMSFADAAALPVAGVTALQAIRDYARVPAGGSLLIIGAAGGVGTFAVQIAASMGIEVTGVCSTRNVEMVRELGATRVIDYTSERVVDGTKYDAIIDNVGSHSLGDMRRSLTDDGALVIVSGKKGRFIRPVDRVVAAKLRFLFGSQRAESFTATETPDELRELLGLIERGELRPVIDRRFPLADTAEAMRYVMTGHARAKVIIDVVA, encoded by the coding sequence ATGACAGGAGTCACGATGAAAGCGATCGCCCACGACCGATACGGGTCGCCCGACGAGTTGGTGTTCCGCGACGTCACCGATCCCACGCCCGGGCCCGGTCAGGTCGTGCTCGACGTGCACGCAGCGTCGGTCAACCCGCTCGACGTCCACATGATGACCGGCACGCCGATGCTCGTTCGGCTGACGGCCGGCCTCCGTCGGCCGAAGCAGACGGTGCGCGGTGCCGACGTCGCCGGCGTCGTCGCCGCGGTCGCCGACGACGTCACCGATCTGGCGGTCGGCGACCGCGTCGTCGGCATGGCCCGAGGGAGCTTCGCGGAGCAGGCGATCGCGAGTGCCGGAGCACTGACGACGATCCCCGACGAGATGAGCTTCGCCGACGCTGCTGCGCTGCCCGTCGCCGGCGTCACCGCACTGCAGGCCATCCGCGACTACGCCCGCGTCCCGGCCGGAGGGTCGTTGCTGATCATCGGTGCGGCCGGCGGCGTCGGCACGTTCGCCGTACAGATCGCCGCATCGATGGGCATCGAGGTCACCGGCGTGTGCAGCACCCGCAACGTCGAAATGGTGCGCGAGCTCGGTGCCACGCGGGTGATCGACTACACCAGCGAGCGGGTGGTCGACGGGACGAAATACGACGCGATCATCGACAACGTCGGCAGCCACTCGCTCGGCGACATGCGCCGCTCGCTGACCGACGACGGAGCACTCGTCATCGTGAGCGGGAAGAAGGGGCGCTTCATCCGGCCAGTCGACCGTGTGGTGGCCGCCAAGTTGCGCTTCCTGTTCGGTTCGCAGCGCGCCGAGAGCTTCACGGCGACCGAGACGCCGGACGAGCTGCGGGAGCTGCTCGGTCTGATCGAGCGCGGCGAGCTGCGACCGGTGATCGATCGTCGCTTCCCGCTCGCCGACACGGCCGAGGCGATGCGTTACGTCATGACCGGGCACGCCCGGGCCAAGGTCATCATCGACGTGGTGGCGTGA
- a CDS encoding AI-2E family transporter, with amino-acid sequence MPETTTENPAQRESIAIPIDRVASFVVGVLVVVVTASFARRLGDVVGLFLAAVVMAITTLPVQRWLRRRVGNAASLVITALGTLAVSAAVIFVAVRDLSARTAQVAQLVDRRLDQLRDDSLLARVVRATRLDTGVAQWLEDLPARIVVGADEGSEMATQGFLFLTVVVLATFLQASGGGIVDWFVGRWPRGDDGPGRRGDARLLVDDIECRGFGFFRRTLAVVALASTIVGGVGLIVGLPGAVGVGIWLGVWSVVPVVGKPVGLLPVVLLVALDQRPVAYTVLAASVVALAVAHVIRRRWIEPRLPMTVAPYTLAVSVGVAVAGVGGSVVALAGAAALVAVLASDHRPGPPVWWEVPAEHTWMLGGVALPTGWRLPALAAAAAAGGVLAWVALVDAGRAAIWFLIAGFVAIALSRPAGWLARRTGMPHRVAGQVVCVMIALVLAAATLTGADEGARATTTLTERLPSIVADLEDAPLIGGFLAERDAAVWVEQRMEDLPQQVRTGRPADWMPFVGDRILDLFWIAVLSVALLADGPRLVRGATRLVPARHRRQWTRLVGAAGVALGGYAAGAALVASINASVIFVIAVLLGLGVAPALALWGFLWNFVPQIGGFMGGVPLVVFAFVLGPLEGLFAGVAFAGYQLIENHLIQPSVIGAAIDIAPWGTLLAAVAGGAAAGVVGAVVLTPLVGVLLVIRRELASDDFPGTTATQLPHVREQSVDAVVSQV; translated from the coding sequence ATGCCCGAAACGACGACCGAGAACCCAGCCCAGCGCGAGTCGATCGCCATTCCCATCGACCGCGTGGCATCGTTCGTCGTCGGCGTGCTCGTCGTGGTGGTCACCGCATCGTTCGCCCGCCGACTGGGTGATGTCGTCGGCCTCTTCCTCGCAGCCGTCGTGATGGCGATCACGACGTTGCCGGTGCAACGGTGGCTTCGGCGTCGGGTCGGCAACGCCGCCTCCTTGGTGATCACGGCGCTCGGCACGCTCGCCGTCTCGGCCGCCGTGATCTTCGTCGCAGTCCGCGACTTGTCCGCCCGAACGGCGCAGGTCGCCCAACTGGTCGATCGACGGCTCGACCAGCTGCGTGACGACTCGCTGCTCGCTCGCGTCGTCCGTGCCACGCGCCTCGACACCGGCGTCGCCCAGTGGCTCGAAGACCTCCCGGCCCGCATCGTCGTCGGTGCCGACGAGGGCAGCGAGATGGCGACCCAGGGATTCCTGTTCCTGACCGTCGTGGTCCTCGCGACGTTCCTGCAGGCGAGCGGCGGGGGCATCGTCGACTGGTTCGTCGGGCGGTGGCCGCGTGGCGACGACGGCCCCGGGCGGCGTGGCGATGCCCGCCTCCTCGTCGACGACATCGAGTGTCGTGGCTTCGGCTTCTTCCGTCGGACGCTCGCCGTCGTCGCGCTGGCGTCGACCATCGTCGGCGGTGTCGGACTGATCGTCGGGTTACCCGGAGCCGTCGGCGTGGGGATCTGGCTCGGTGTGTGGTCGGTGGTGCCGGTGGTCGGCAAACCGGTGGGGCTGCTCCCGGTCGTGCTCCTCGTCGCGCTCGATCAACGGCCCGTCGCCTACACGGTGCTCGCTGCGTCCGTCGTGGCGCTCGCCGTTGCACACGTGATCCGTCGACGATGGATCGAACCGCGCCTGCCGATGACCGTCGCGCCGTACACGCTGGCCGTCTCGGTGGGTGTCGCGGTGGCCGGTGTCGGCGGATCGGTGGTCGCACTCGCCGGTGCCGCCGCACTCGTCGCCGTGCTCGCCTCCGATCATCGCCCCGGCCCCCCGGTGTGGTGGGAGGTGCCGGCGGAGCACACCTGGATGCTCGGCGGCGTGGCGCTCCCGACGGGTTGGCGCCTGCCCGCACTGGCCGCAGCGGCCGCTGCCGGCGGTGTGCTCGCTTGGGTGGCGCTCGTCGATGCTGGACGTGCGGCCATCTGGTTCCTGATCGCCGGGTTCGTCGCCATCGCACTATCGCGTCCTGCCGGTTGGCTCGCCCGGCGCACCGGTATGCCGCATCGAGTCGCCGGACAGGTCGTCTGCGTGATGATCGCGCTCGTGCTCGCCGCCGCGACACTCACCGGTGCCGACGAAGGCGCCCGCGCCACGACGACACTCACCGAGCGGCTCCCCAGCATCGTCGCCGACCTCGAGGACGCGCCGCTGATCGGCGGGTTCCTGGCCGAGCGCGACGCCGCTGTCTGGGTCGAGCAACGGATGGAAGACCTGCCGCAGCAGGTGCGGACCGGACGACCGGCCGACTGGATGCCCTTCGTCGGCGATCGCATCCTCGACCTGTTCTGGATCGCCGTGCTCTCGGTCGCGTTGCTCGCCGACGGGCCGCGGCTGGTCCGGGGCGCGACGCGGTTGGTTCCGGCCCGGCACCGGCGGCAGTGGACCCGGCTCGTCGGCGCAGCCGGGGTCGCACTCGGCGGCTACGCAGCGGGCGCTGCGTTGGTCGCGTCGATCAACGCCTCGGTGATCTTCGTGATCGCCGTGCTCCTCGGGTTGGGGGTCGCTCCTGCCCTGGCGCTCTGGGGATTTCTCTGGAACTTCGTCCCCCAGATCGGTGGGTTCATGGGTGGCGTGCCGCTCGTCGTGTTCGCGTTCGTGCTCGGCCCGCTCGAGGGGTTGTTCGCCGGCGTTGCCTTCGCCGGCTACCAGCTGATCGAGAACCACCTGATCCAGCCGTCGGTGATCGGTGCCGCGATCGACATCGCGCCGTGGGGCACGCTGCTCGCCGCCGTCGCCGGCGGGGCCGCAGCCGGTGTGGTCGGCGCCGTGGTGCTGACACCGCTCGTCGGGGTGCTCCTCGTGATCCGACGGGAGCTGGCGAGCGACGACTTCCCGGGAACCACGGCGACGCAGTTACCGCACGTCCGGGAGCAGTCGGTCGACGCGGTCGTCAGCCAGGTGTGA
- a CDS encoding 2-hydroxyacid dehydrogenase — MADVRLFSSKPYDHAGFDGANADHDHALTYLETRLGPDTVDLAAGAPAVCVFVNDVVSEPVLEALAAGGTRIVALRCAGFNNVDLDAAERLGITVVRVPAYSPNAVAEHTLALILSLNRRIHRAHNRVRDGNFALDGLVGFDLAGKTAGVVGTGKIGMIVARLLWHLRCRVLAVDVQQDQHLVDLGVEYVELDQLMAESDIISLNCPLTPDTHHMIDAESIATMRDGVMIVNTGRGALIDTEAVIQGLKSGRIGSLALDVYEEEGALFFEDRSHEIIDDDVFARLLTFHNVLITAHQAFLTREALDAIATTTLGNISTVLAGEACANVVTPG; from the coding sequence ATGGCAGACGTCCGACTGTTCTCGTCGAAGCCCTACGACCACGCCGGCTTCGACGGCGCCAACGCCGATCACGACCACGCCCTCACCTACCTCGAGACCCGACTCGGCCCCGACACCGTCGACCTCGCCGCCGGGGCGCCCGCCGTCTGCGTGTTCGTCAACGACGTCGTCTCCGAACCCGTGCTCGAAGCCCTGGCGGCCGGCGGCACCCGCATCGTCGCCCTCCGCTGCGCCGGCTTCAACAATGTCGACCTCGACGCAGCAGAACGCCTCGGCATCACCGTGGTGCGCGTGCCGGCCTACTCCCCCAACGCCGTCGCCGAGCACACCCTCGCGCTCATCCTGTCGCTCAACCGGCGCATCCACCGCGCCCACAACCGCGTCCGCGACGGCAATTTCGCGCTCGACGGCCTCGTCGGCTTCGACCTGGCCGGCAAGACCGCCGGGGTGGTGGGAACCGGCAAGATCGGCATGATCGTCGCCCGCCTCCTGTGGCACCTCCGCTGCCGCGTACTCGCCGTCGACGTGCAGCAGGACCAGCACCTCGTCGACCTCGGTGTCGAGTACGTCGAACTCGATCAGCTGATGGCCGAGAGCGACATCATCTCGCTCAACTGCCCCCTGACCCCCGACACACATCACATGATCGACGCCGAGTCGATCGCCACGATGCGCGATGGCGTGATGATCGTCAACACCGGCCGCGGCGCCCTGATCGACACCGAGGCGGTCATCCAGGGCCTCAAGAGCGGCCGCATCGGCTCACTCGCCCTCGACGTCTACGAAGAGGAAGGCGCCCTGTTCTTCGAGGACCGGAGCCACGAGATCATCGACGACGACGTGTTCGCCCGCCTGCTCACGTTCCACAACGTCCTGATCACCGCCCACCAGGCGTTCCTCACTCGCGAGGCCCTCGACGCGATCGCGACCACGACGCTCGGCAACATCTCCACCGTGCTCGCCGGCGAGGCGTGCGCCAACGTGGTCACACCTGGCTGA